From the Thermovirga lienii DSM 17291 genome, one window contains:
- a CDS encoding Na+/solute symporter (PFAM: Sodium:solute symporter family~COGs: COG0591 Na+/proline symporter~InterPro IPR001734~KEGG: amt:Amet_2980 Na+/solute symporter~PFAM: Na+/solute symporter~SPTR: Na+/solute symporter) has protein sequence MSVKALLMQVVGFGGYALLVILLAGQAFYWHETRRFFYLGGRKLSLTISVSTFVATWMSAASLIGYTAWLYSDGYQAFTASVNGWLLGLVFLPFTVSKLRKSRALSLPEWLEENFEDSRLRKVSALALLVAYSLYIVIQFRVFGSIVSNMLGTPPIISSILIYLFVIYTTFGGLASVAKSDALNLAIIVLGITVGAIFVIKQVGSPMKIHGIIAENHPHLLETLDKRGAIFTFSMMLGWGFGVASNPQYAIRIMSAHRPKSAFSMLWISALIIGWIYACTTLIGLGGKVLSSSAASDQAGSLYHLISTALPPQIYTLLMIAILAAAVSTANSQLLLATCSFCYDLFPSWSAHEEGDIIREDRFLLINRIGIGLIATFCLILSQLPLPGILDLGQYSWAVVSICFFLPMYLPAKKKKEGLFIAISAALVLHTILVYVFQIRPEQALLPSLLVEGALWSLLSRRSRT, from the coding sequence TTGAGCGTGAAGGCACTATTGATGCAGGTGGTCGGCTTTGGAGGCTACGCGCTGCTGGTAATCCTCCTGGCCGGACAAGCCTTTTACTGGCACGAAACTCGCAGGTTCTTCTACCTTGGAGGAAGAAAACTCTCCCTTACCATCTCCGTATCCACCTTCGTGGCCACCTGGATGAGCGCTGCAAGCCTGATAGGTTACACCGCATGGCTTTATTCCGACGGCTATCAAGCTTTCACTGCTTCAGTCAACGGCTGGCTTTTGGGATTGGTGTTCCTTCCTTTTACCGTAAGCAAGCTCAGAAAATCCAGGGCCCTTTCCCTGCCGGAATGGCTGGAGGAAAATTTCGAGGACTCAAGGCTACGAAAAGTTTCTGCCTTGGCACTTCTTGTGGCCTATAGCCTATATATAGTGATTCAATTCAGAGTCTTCGGCTCTATAGTCTCCAATATGCTTGGCACTCCACCTATTATTTCCTCCATACTCATCTATCTTTTCGTCATATACACCACCTTCGGAGGCTTGGCCTCGGTAGCAAAAAGCGACGCCTTGAACTTGGCCATAATCGTACTTGGCATTACCGTGGGTGCTATTTTTGTAATAAAACAAGTTGGCTCTCCAATGAAGATTCATGGGATCATAGCCGAAAACCACCCACATCTATTGGAAACCCTGGATAAGCGAGGAGCCATCTTTACATTTTCCATGATGCTGGGATGGGGATTTGGAGTTGCTTCAAACCCTCAGTACGCTATACGCATCATGTCGGCCCACCGCCCCAAAAGCGCATTTTCCATGCTCTGGATTTCAGCGCTCATAATAGGCTGGATATATGCCTGCACCACATTGATAGGCCTGGGCGGCAAGGTGCTTTCAAGCTCAGCAGCATCTGACCAGGCAGGGTCTTTATACCACCTAATATCAACAGCTCTTCCGCCACAAATTTATACACTTTTAATGATAGCCATACTGGCTGCAGCTGTAAGTACCGCAAACTCTCAACTTTTGCTCGCTACGTGCTCCTTCTGCTATGACCTCTTTCCATCATGGTCCGCCCACGAGGAAGGGGACATTATTCGAGAGGACCGGTTCCTCCTCATAAACCGCATAGGTATAGGCCTTATAGCCACATTTTGTTTGATCTTGAGCCAGCTTCCCCTTCCAGGCATACTGGACCTGGGACAGTACAGTTGGGCAGTGGTCTCTATATGCTTCTTTTTACCCATGTACCTGCCTGCCAAAAAGAAAAAAGAAGGGCTTTTCATAGCCATCTCCGCAGCTTTGGTGCTTCACACCATCTTGGTCTACGTCTTCCAAATCAGGCCGGAACAAGCCTTACTTCCCAGCCTCTTGGTTGAAGGAGCCTTGTGGAGCCTATTATCCAGGAGGAGTAGGACATGA
- a CDS encoding Rhodanese domain protein (PFAM: Rhodanese-like domain~COGs: COG2897 Rhodanese-related sulfurtransferase~InterPro IPR001763: IPR001307~KEGG: ent:Ent638_1690 rhodanese domain-containing protein~PFAM: Rhodanese domain protein~SMART: Rhodanese domain protein~SPTR: Rhodanese domain protein), translated as MVLAACKPRICKKLVSPDWLYNLINGETSEKEPTKDYKIFEVSWGKPLEYDKGHIPGAIHLDTNLFEREPLWNKVPDEELEEVLVRHGITRDTTVILYESETAAAFRVAVIMMYAGVRDVKVLDGGLKAWKAAGFPLEVRPNCPVPVKSFGVKVPAFPEFLVDTQEVKKLLSEENALLVCVRSWAEYIGETSGYAYIKAKGRIKGAVWGHGGSDAYHMEDYRNPDNTMKDLHEIERNWRQWGITPEKRVVFSCGTGWRASEAFFAAYLMGWENIAVYDGGWIEWSMDESNPIETGPPSRNPLEDPIKCKI; from the coding sequence ATGGTCTTGGCTGCATGTAAACCAAGAATATGCAAAAAACTTGTGTCCCCTGATTGGTTGTACAACCTTATAAATGGTGAAACATCAGAAAAGGAGCCTACCAAGGATTACAAGATCTTTGAAGTCAGCTGGGGAAAGCCCTTGGAGTATGATAAGGGACACATTCCTGGAGCTATTCATCTGGATACCAATCTATTCGAAAGGGAGCCCTTATGGAACAAGGTGCCCGACGAAGAGCTGGAAGAAGTGCTTGTCCGACATGGAATAACAAGGGACACCACGGTTATCCTTTACGAATCTGAAACCGCGGCAGCTTTTCGGGTGGCCGTAATAATGATGTACGCTGGAGTAAGAGATGTTAAGGTGCTTGATGGCGGATTGAAAGCGTGGAAGGCTGCCGGTTTCCCTTTGGAAGTGCGGCCCAATTGCCCTGTTCCCGTGAAAAGTTTCGGCGTTAAAGTCCCTGCCTTTCCTGAATTCCTGGTGGATACCCAAGAAGTAAAGAAGCTCCTTTCGGAGGAAAACGCCCTTTTGGTTTGCGTAAGAAGCTGGGCGGAATATATAGGCGAGACCAGCGGCTATGCTTACATAAAGGCAAAAGGAAGGATAAAGGGGGCCGTGTGGGGCCACGGAGGTTCTGACGCATATCACATGGAAGACTACAGAAACCCGGATAACACTATGAAAGACCTGCATGAGATAGAAAGAAACTGGAGACAGTGGGGTATTACTCCAGAGAAAAGAGTGGTTTTCAGCTGTGGTACCGGCTGGAGGGCCAGTGAGGCCTTTTTCGCGGCTTACCTAATGGGTTGGGAAAACATAGCGGTATATGACGGCGGCTGGATCGAATGGAGCATGGACGAATCCAACCCCATAGAGACAGGTCCCCCTTCACGGAATCCTCTCGAAGACCCAATAAAGTGCAAAATATAA
- a CDS encoding homocysteine S-methyltransferase (PFAM: Pterin binding enzyme; B12 binding domain; Homocysteine S-methyltransferase~TIGRFAM: methylmalonyl-CoA mutase C-terminal domain~COGs: COG1410 Methionine synthase I cobalamin-binding domain~InterPro IPR003726: IPR000489: IPR003759: IPR006158~KEGG: tai:Taci_0141 homocysteine S-methyltransferase~PFAM: homocysteine S-methyltransferase; dihydropteroate synthase DHPS; Methionine synthase B12-binding module cap domain protein; cobalamin B12-binding domain protein~SPTR: Vitamin B12-dependent methionine synthase family protein): protein MDRMKFWQWMEAKSRVILMDGGMGTLLAEKGWKPPMLPEEMNVYSPDVVASIHEAYLASGADIIETNSFGGSTRKLAHRGLQGKARDINKEAARIAKGCAGDKALVAGSVGPLGELLEPFGSLSFEEAYEAFYEQIAGLAEGGADFILIETMMDIREAKAAVAAAKDAAQGLAFVVSFTFDHHGKTVTGTPPEVAAAWAYAVGAAGVGANCGVGPGEYVETVKKLWEYSRLPVFVYANAGLPGDENFWDPRAFAEKSKELALAGASVIGGCCGTTPEHIREMKEALAGVLSLPPSSRKETFLASRSKLVAAGCGGPLLVVGERINVSRKSALKEQVANGDFTLLKEEAKLQEQAGAEVIDVNVGLPGVDQVALMSEAISVVEATVTSPVSIDSDKIEVLEAGLKRASGVPLINSVTAKQGHLEKGLELASRYGAVLTVLPMDEKGLPHTIEERRAVIDSIVERARKTGFPMENLIIDGLTLAVGADEKAPRVTLQALEYISQLGCLSILGVSNVSHGLPSRHLVNRTFLAMAMASGLGAAIIDPTAPGIFETILASNLLRGSDPKALNYIQAQDKLKERALVEPGRDSAPKKEERKKEIEEPTEEKNQGPYFPLMEAIIEGDEKAAQLHVRDLIDEKGVKPMDVISCGIIPALEEVGKLYEVGEFFLPQLLASAQAAQVSCDFARERMEPSDRGENKATVVLATVEGDLHDLGKNIVGTVLRSYGYQVIDLGRNVPAQKILEAASESNAHIVGLSALMTTTMEEMARTVKLLKEKLPHLPVIVGGASVNESFAKKIGSDGTAPDAIGAVRLVSRLTERGDE from the coding sequence GTGGACAGGATGAAATTCTGGCAATGGATGGAGGCAAAAAGTAGAGTAATACTTATGGATGGAGGCATGGGCACCCTTCTTGCAGAAAAAGGTTGGAAGCCTCCAATGTTGCCTGAAGAGATGAACGTCTATTCTCCTGACGTAGTAGCCTCAATTCACGAGGCATATTTGGCCTCAGGGGCGGACATAATAGAGACCAACTCCTTCGGTGGGAGCACGAGAAAACTGGCTCACAGGGGCCTTCAGGGCAAGGCCAGAGACATAAACAAAGAAGCTGCCAGGATAGCCAAAGGGTGTGCAGGGGACAAAGCCCTCGTTGCCGGATCTGTAGGTCCCCTTGGTGAGCTTTTGGAACCTTTCGGATCCCTATCCTTTGAGGAAGCCTATGAGGCCTTCTATGAACAGATAGCAGGCCTTGCAGAGGGTGGAGCGGATTTCATCTTAATAGAAACCATGATGGATATAAGGGAGGCCAAGGCTGCGGTGGCAGCGGCGAAGGACGCAGCGCAAGGCCTAGCCTTTGTCGTGAGTTTTACTTTCGATCACCACGGAAAGACCGTTACAGGGACCCCTCCAGAGGTCGCTGCAGCATGGGCTTACGCTGTAGGAGCCGCTGGAGTGGGCGCCAACTGTGGTGTGGGCCCGGGAGAGTACGTGGAGACGGTCAAGAAGCTTTGGGAATACTCCAGGCTGCCTGTCTTCGTATATGCCAATGCAGGCCTTCCCGGAGACGAAAACTTCTGGGATCCAAGAGCGTTTGCAGAAAAATCGAAGGAGCTGGCCCTTGCTGGCGCCAGCGTAATAGGAGGTTGCTGCGGGACCACACCAGAACATATCAGAGAGATGAAGGAGGCTTTGGCCGGAGTTTTGTCTCTTCCTCCTAGCTCCAGAAAGGAGACCTTTCTTGCCTCCAGGAGTAAGCTGGTGGCCGCTGGTTGCGGCGGTCCCCTACTCGTGGTGGGTGAGAGGATAAACGTGTCAAGAAAGTCGGCCCTGAAGGAACAGGTGGCAAATGGTGATTTCACCCTTCTGAAGGAGGAAGCAAAGCTTCAGGAACAGGCCGGAGCCGAGGTGATAGACGTAAACGTTGGCCTACCGGGCGTGGACCAGGTGGCCCTAATGAGTGAGGCCATATCTGTTGTGGAAGCTACCGTTACTTCTCCTGTATCCATCGACAGCGACAAGATAGAGGTTCTCGAAGCGGGTCTAAAGAGGGCCTCGGGAGTGCCGTTGATAAACTCGGTGACCGCGAAACAGGGGCATCTGGAGAAGGGGCTTGAACTTGCTAGCCGCTATGGAGCCGTTTTGACGGTACTTCCCATGGACGAGAAGGGCTTGCCCCATACCATAGAGGAGCGAAGAGCTGTCATAGACAGCATAGTGGAAAGAGCCCGAAAGACAGGTTTCCCCATGGAGAACCTGATCATAGACGGCCTCACTCTGGCGGTGGGCGCCGATGAAAAGGCCCCGCGGGTCACCCTTCAGGCATTGGAGTACATCTCTCAGTTGGGATGTTTGTCCATCCTTGGCGTGAGCAACGTATCTCACGGTCTTCCCTCGCGGCATCTAGTCAACAGGACCTTCCTGGCCATGGCCATGGCTTCTGGATTAGGCGCTGCCATAATAGACCCCACAGCACCAGGGATTTTTGAGACCATTTTGGCTTCTAACCTTTTGAGGGGGTCAGACCCTAAGGCTTTAAACTACATTCAAGCCCAGGACAAGCTTAAGGAGCGGGCCCTCGTTGAACCCGGCAGGGATTCTGCCCCCAAAAAGGAAGAGAGGAAAAAGGAAATAGAAGAGCCCACGGAGGAAAAGAACCAAGGCCCTTACTTTCCATTGATGGAGGCCATAATAGAGGGAGACGAAAAGGCTGCCCAATTGCATGTTCGCGACCTGATAGACGAAAAAGGCGTAAAACCCATGGATGTAATATCCTGTGGAATAATTCCTGCCCTGGAAGAGGTGGGCAAGCTTTACGAGGTGGGAGAATTTTTTCTACCTCAGCTTTTGGCCTCGGCGCAGGCAGCTCAAGTGTCATGTGATTTCGCCAGGGAGAGAATGGAGCCCTCCGACAGGGGAGAGAACAAGGCAACCGTGGTGCTTGCCACAGTGGAAGGGGACCTTCACGATCTAGGGAAGAACATAGTTGGGACGGTCTTGAGAAGCTACGGTTACCAGGTAATCGACTTGGGAAGGAACGTGCCCGCCCAAAAGATACTGGAGGCGGCTTCTGAATCCAATGCCCACATAGTTGGCCTATCTGCTCTGATGACCACCACCATGGAAGAAATGGCAAGAACGGTGAAACTACTTAAGGAAAAGTTGCCCCATCTTCCGGTGATAGTTGGAGGAGCGTCGGTTAACGAAAGCTTCGCCAAAAAGATAGGCTCAGACGGCACGGCCCCGGATGCCATAGGGGCGGTAAGGCTAGTTTCGAGGCTGACAGAGAGGGGTGACGAGTGA
- a CDS encoding 4-hydroxy-2-oxovalerate aldolase (PFAM: HpcH/HpaI aldolase/citrate lyase family~COGs: COG3836 2 4-dihydroxyhept-2-ene-1 7-dioic acid aldolase~InterPro IPR005000~KEGG: aco:Amico_1892 4-hydroxy-2-oxovalerate aldolase~PFAM: HpcH/HpaI aldolase~PRIAM: 4-hydroxy-2-oxovalerate aldolase~SPTR: 4-hydroxy-2-oxovalerate aldolase) — protein sequence MVNKLKEKLQSGEVVVGPFVGLNCPDLVEIMGIVGFDFCVIDTEHGPMNPESIQHLIRAAELSGMTPVVRVTEASPTNILRVLDVGAKAIHVPQVNDVQTAQMVAKASRYYPEGMRGAAVPRALEYGLKPLKEALEEANRDTMVIVHCENVEGLSRLEEIASVSGIDMIFVGPYDLSQSLGIPGQIMHPDMREAVGRALSIIKGAGKPAGIFVTSVEEAVQRIQEGFNYIAYSLDSLIFGLACKEQLAKIKESL from the coding sequence ATGGTTAACAAACTGAAGGAGAAACTCCAAAGCGGTGAAGTGGTGGTGGGGCCCTTCGTGGGGCTCAACTGTCCAGATCTAGTGGAGATAATGGGCATAGTGGGATTTGATTTCTGCGTCATAGACACGGAGCATGGTCCGATGAACCCCGAGTCCATACAGCACCTAATCCGAGCGGCAGAGCTTTCGGGCATGACTCCAGTTGTCCGGGTTACCGAGGCAAGCCCTACCAATATCCTAAGGGTGCTGGACGTAGGAGCGAAGGCCATTCACGTGCCCCAGGTCAACGATGTCCAAACTGCTCAGATGGTTGCAAAAGCTTCCAGGTACTACCCTGAGGGAATGCGAGGGGCGGCGGTGCCAAGGGCTCTTGAGTATGGGCTTAAACCCCTTAAAGAGGCGCTGGAGGAAGCCAACAGGGACACCATGGTCATAGTTCACTGTGAGAACGTGGAAGGCTTGAGCAGACTTGAGGAAATAGCGAGCGTCAGTGGCATAGACATGATATTCGTAGGGCCTTACGACCTGTCTCAATCCCTGGGGATACCGGGCCAGATCATGCATCCTGATATGAGAGAAGCCGTGGGAAGGGCTCTTTCCATAATAAAGGGTGCCGGAAAACCTGCGGGAATATTCGTAACCTCTGTAGAGGAAGCCGTGCAACGGATCCAGGAGGGGTTCAATTACATTGCCTACAGCCTGGACAGCCTCATATTCGGCTTGGCGTGCAAGGAACAACTGGCGAAGATCAAAGAGTCTTTGTAG
- a CDS encoding transposase mutator type (PFAM: Transposase, Mutator family~COGs: COG3328 Transposase and inactivated derivatives~InterPro IPR001207~KEGG: slp:Slip_1151 transposase mutator type~PFAM: transposase mutator type~SPTR: Transposase mutator type), whose translation MAQYNITIDSELLHQLFLSDSKDSGVSKLLESVLNQVLQAQATEQLRAEAYERTEERRGYRNGTYPHRLTTRVGSLVLRVPRLRNGKFSTELFSRYQRSEQAFILALMEMVVNGVSTRKVSEITEELCGVRISKSLVSELCRRLDPVIEAWRDRSLKDKEYPFLIVDALVIRVREENRVLHRSMLICVGVNREGIREVLGFVVGDSESEESWGDFFGWLKDRGLRGVDLVVSDDHKGLVKALRRNFQGSSWQRCQTHFIRNILSASPKGLQGELKTRIQAILHAPDMGTARMLLMRVLEEYEEKAPKAMRILEEGFDDAVAILSLPEKYRKRLRTTNSVERLNEEIRRRERVIRIFPSRESAVRLLGAVLLEIDNKWAGGRKYLDMDEYYEYLSQQQSRSSPKIYCL comes from the coding sequence ATGGCTCAGTACAATATTACCATCGACTCAGAATTACTGCATCAGTTATTTTTGTCGGACAGTAAGGATTCTGGAGTATCTAAGTTATTGGAGTCGGTATTGAATCAAGTTCTTCAAGCCCAGGCAACGGAACAATTGAGAGCAGAGGCTTACGAGCGGACAGAGGAAAGACGAGGGTATCGCAACGGAACATACCCGCACAGGCTTACGACGAGAGTAGGGAGCCTTGTTTTGAGGGTGCCCAGGCTTCGTAATGGCAAGTTTTCTACGGAGCTTTTCAGCAGATATCAGAGGAGCGAACAGGCCTTTATTTTGGCTTTGATGGAGATGGTAGTAAATGGGGTATCAACCCGTAAGGTATCTGAGATAACCGAGGAGTTATGTGGAGTAAGGATATCCAAGTCATTGGTGTCGGAATTATGCAGGAGGCTGGATCCAGTTATAGAAGCGTGGAGAGATAGGTCTTTGAAGGATAAGGAGTATCCCTTTCTGATTGTAGATGCATTGGTTATAAGGGTGAGGGAAGAAAACAGGGTCTTACATAGGAGCATGCTTATATGTGTGGGTGTGAACAGAGAAGGTATACGAGAAGTTTTGGGGTTTGTGGTAGGAGATAGCGAATCAGAGGAGAGCTGGGGGGATTTTTTCGGTTGGTTGAAAGATAGAGGTTTAAGAGGTGTGGATTTAGTGGTATCTGACGACCACAAGGGATTAGTAAAGGCTTTGAGGAGAAATTTTCAGGGGTCAAGCTGGCAGAGGTGTCAAACTCATTTTATACGGAACATACTATCTGCTTCACCTAAGGGTCTTCAGGGGGAGCTCAAGACTCGGATACAGGCTATTTTGCATGCTCCGGATATGGGGACAGCCAGGATGTTGTTGATGAGGGTTTTAGAGGAATACGAAGAAAAAGCTCCTAAGGCGATGAGGATTTTGGAAGAGGGATTTGACGATGCTGTGGCGATATTGTCTTTGCCGGAGAAGTATCGTAAGCGTCTGAGGACGACCAACAGTGTGGAGAGATTGAATGAGGAGATAAGGCGTAGGGAGAGGGTTATACGGATATTTCCAAGCAGGGAATCGGCAGTAAGGTTGCTTGGCGCAGTTCTTCTTGAGATAGACAACAAGTGGGCTGGTGGAAGGAAGTACCTTGATATGGATGAGTACTATGAATATCTTTCACAACAGCAATCTAGATCAAGCCCTAAAATCTATTGCCTTTAA
- a CDS encoding transcriptional regulator/antitoxin, MazE (PFAM: SpoVT / AbrB like domain~COGs: COG2336 Growth regulator~InterPro IPR007159~KEGG: mta:Moth_1020 transcriptional regulator/antitoxin, MazE~PFAM: SpoVT/AbrB domain-containing protein~SPTR: Transcriptional regulator/antitoxin, MazE) — MRSQVKKWGNSLAIRVPKILAERAGLFEGVSVELQLNDDAIIIRRQGYNLEELMSQVSSENIHGEINTGNSVGREE, encoded by the coding sequence ATGCGGTCTCAAGTTAAGAAATGGGGAAACAGCCTTGCAATACGTGTTCCCAAGATATTGGCAGAGAGAGCAGGTCTATTTGAGGGAGTGTCCGTGGAGCTTCAGCTGAATGATGATGCTATTATTATTCGGCGGCAAGGATATAACTTGGAAGAGCTCATGTCTCAGGTTTCGTCGGAGAACATTCATGGTGAGATAAATACTGGGAATTCCGTGGGGAGAGAAGAGTGA
- a CDS encoding 5,10-methylenetetrahydrofolate reductase (NAD(P)) (PFAM: Methylenetetrahydrofolate reductase~TIGRFAM: 5,10-methylenetetrahydrofolate reductase, prokaryotic form~COGs: COG0685 5 10-methylenetetrahydrofolate reductase~InterPro IPR004620: IPR003171~KEGG: cth:Cthe_0099 5,10-methylenetetrahydrofolate reductase~PFAM: methylenetetrahydrofolate reductase~PRIAM: Methylenetetrahydrofolate reductase (NAD(P)H)~SPTR: Methylenetetrahydrofolate reductase;~TIGRFAM: 5,10-methylenetetrahydrofolate reductase) yields the protein MFISEIFSSKKGPVFSFEIFPPKREYPIESIYETIEELVTLDPDFVSVTYGAAGGTKDRTVEIAGYIKKRWGKPPLAHLTCIGAHREDILRILDELSALEVKNVLALRGDPPKDGPAEGGDFKYAKDLVHFIREQRPGGFCVAGAAYPEGHVEAPSMACDLINLKKKVDEGVSFLITQLFFDNELFLSFRDVARSLGIGIPITAGIMPVLNAKQISRMVSLCGASIPSALAHLIARYERDPKGLHEAGLEYAINQIKGLVREGVDGIHLYTMNKPEVAKRIMAEL from the coding sequence ATGTTCATAAGCGAGATATTTAGTTCCAAAAAGGGGCCGGTATTTTCGTTTGAAATATTTCCTCCCAAGAGGGAGTATCCCATAGAGTCCATATATGAGACCATCGAGGAATTGGTCACATTGGATCCCGATTTTGTAAGTGTCACCTATGGTGCCGCTGGAGGGACCAAGGACAGGACCGTGGAGATAGCAGGTTATATAAAGAAACGATGGGGCAAGCCACCCCTGGCTCACCTTACCTGTATAGGTGCCCATCGAGAGGACATCCTACGGATACTGGACGAACTCTCTGCCCTGGAGGTCAAAAACGTTCTGGCGTTGAGAGGCGACCCACCGAAGGATGGGCCCGCCGAAGGCGGAGACTTCAAGTACGCCAAGGACTTGGTGCATTTCATAAGGGAACAAAGGCCTGGTGGTTTCTGCGTTGCGGGAGCAGCGTACCCAGAAGGACACGTTGAGGCACCATCGATGGCATGTGACCTCATAAACCTGAAGAAGAAGGTTGACGAGGGGGTGTCCTTCCTGATCACCCAGCTTTTCTTCGATAACGAGCTATTTTTGAGCTTCAGGGACGTTGCCAGATCTTTGGGCATAGGTATCCCCATCACTGCTGGAATAATGCCCGTGTTGAACGCCAAGCAGATCTCCAGAATGGTGTCCTTGTGCGGTGCCTCCATTCCTTCGGCTCTTGCTCACCTAATAGCCAGATACGAGAGGGACCCTAAAGGACTCCACGAAGCAGGTTTGGAATACGCCATAAATCAGATAAAGGGTCTTGTAAGGGAAGGCGTGGACGGTATCCATCTTTATACCATGAACAAGCCCGAGGTAGCAAAGAGGATAATGGCAGAACTTTGA
- a CDS encoding aminotransferase class I and II (PFAM: Aminotransferase class I and II~COGs: COG0079 Histidinol-phosphate/aromatic aminotransferase and cobyric acid decarboxylase~InterPro IPR004838: IPR004839~KEGG: tsi:TSIB_1557 hypothetical protein~PFAM: aminotransferase class I and II~SPTR: Aminotransferase class I and II), translating to MWKGKLPREIFEIGQEGYVSAGEVTYPEGIEVIDCELGTSPLGMSERVCRLLKEGKTCNLCDYPEPEPNDLKVGIVKAHSSWKISPEEVLVGGGSIGVLVSLFRVLLRPGSVMLGVSPQFTDVPLQALYNGASYESINLEAPRYSIDKNRILEALDRKPEVLYIDRPNNPTGQVLSLDDLAELARAAMKTGTWVIADEAYGDFLPDEESAAVLDFPNLVICRSFSKGLGVAGIRVGFAVCRDRELAALYRKIQPPFVIGTLDACIALEVLKDGKALDAVRDYVKKAKSKVLELVSQKQGWSVADTDQRVPIFLLSQEAGNIVKRLADVGIACAPGSGYFNLDDRSARLRVPSPDKLEAFLERLNIIGDIP from the coding sequence ATGTGGAAAGGTAAACTTCCGAGGGAGATCTTTGAGATAGGGCAAGAAGGATATGTCTCGGCAGGCGAGGTTACGTATCCGGAAGGCATAGAGGTAATAGATTGTGAATTGGGAACAAGCCCTTTAGGCATGTCGGAAAGAGTGTGTCGTTTGTTGAAGGAAGGGAAAACCTGCAATCTATGCGACTACCCGGAACCCGAGCCGAATGATTTAAAGGTGGGAATTGTAAAGGCCCACAGTTCTTGGAAAATTTCTCCAGAGGAAGTGTTAGTGGGGGGAGGTTCTATTGGGGTTCTGGTGAGCCTCTTTAGAGTTTTGCTTCGCCCAGGTTCAGTTATGTTAGGTGTTTCTCCTCAGTTTACCGATGTGCCCCTGCAAGCCCTTTACAATGGCGCATCGTATGAGTCAATAAACCTTGAAGCTCCGAGGTATTCGATAGATAAAAATCGTATTTTGGAGGCCTTAGATAGAAAGCCCGAAGTCCTTTACATAGACAGGCCTAACAATCCAACAGGCCAAGTGTTGTCTTTGGATGATTTGGCTGAATTAGCCCGTGCTGCTATGAAAACAGGGACCTGGGTAATTGCTGATGAGGCCTATGGGGATTTCCTGCCTGATGAAGAATCGGCCGCAGTGTTGGATTTTCCTAACTTGGTCATCTGTCGTTCCTTCTCTAAGGGGCTTGGGGTAGCGGGAATTCGAGTTGGGTTTGCCGTTTGTCGAGACCGGGAACTGGCTGCCCTTTATCGGAAGATTCAGCCACCGTTTGTGATTGGTACCCTGGATGCATGTATAGCCTTAGAAGTCTTGAAGGATGGAAAAGCTTTGGATGCGGTGCGGGATTATGTGAAAAAAGCAAAATCTAAAGTTTTAGAGTTGGTATCACAAAAGCAAGGTTGGTCGGTGGCGGATACAGACCAACGGGTTCCCATATTCCTTCTCTCACAGGAGGCGGGAAACATTGTTAAGCGCCTGGCCGATGTGGGGATTGCATGTGCTCCGGGCAGCGGATACTTCAACCTTGACGACAGATCAGCCCGCCTGCGCGTTCCCTCACCCGACAAGCTTGAGGCCTTCCTGGAAAGACTAAACATAATTGGGGACATACCTTGA